The Planktothrix tepida PCC 9214 genome has a segment encoding these proteins:
- a CDS encoding cupin domain-containing protein has protein sequence MSIHVESQPSLERLEQLGVFNWPIWEKEVSEFPWTYDESETCYLLAGDVIVTPEVGEPVQFGKGDLVTFEAGLSCRWKIRADVRKHYRFGD, from the coding sequence ATGAGCATTCACGTTGAATCTCAACCCAGTTTAGAACGATTGGAACAATTGGGGGTTTTTAATTGGCCTATTTGGGAAAAGGAGGTTTCAGAGTTTCCCTGGACGTATGATGAAAGCGAAACCTGCTATTTATTAGCGGGGGATGTCATCGTTACCCCAGAGGTTGGCGAACCAGTCCAGTTTGGGAAAGGGGATTTAGTCACCTTTGAGGCGGGACTGTCTTGTCGGTGGAAAATCCGGGCAGATGTTCGCAAACATTATAGGTTTGGGGATTAA
- a CDS encoding peptidylprolyl isomerase yields MANPFLTVNDEPIILGQALKYLQTAGKLQPMITDILREYILDRELQARSDLDVPAASIEQAVVNFRLERNLSDPQAFQQWLENNRMSYEGFHQQIMLGFKREKLKLLVVEPELENYFVQRKPALDAVILSRISLNDYELAETLFNRLKEQETRFEELAKEYSITNESSFNGMMGAVSLSTLPDSLKVIVQQTLPGQIISPQEVEGGWCIFRVEQFLEASLENPQIKQRLQNELFERWLNQQLQSAKITLNIQD; encoded by the coding sequence GTGGCGAATCCCTTTTTAACCGTTAACGACGAACCCATTATTTTAGGTCAAGCACTGAAATATTTGCAAACGGCTGGAAAATTACAGCCGATGATCACAGATATTCTGCGAGAATATATTCTGGATCGGGAATTGCAAGCTCGGTCTGATTTAGATGTCCCGGCTGCGAGTATTGAACAAGCGGTTGTGAACTTTAGGCTAGAACGCAATCTCAGTGACCCTCAAGCGTTTCAACAGTGGTTAGAAAATAATCGCATGAGTTATGAAGGGTTTCACCAGCAAATTATGCTGGGGTTCAAACGAGAAAAACTTAAACTTTTGGTGGTAGAACCCGAACTGGAAAACTATTTTGTCCAACGAAAACCCGCCTTAGATGCGGTGATTCTGTCCCGCATTTCTTTAAATGACTATGAATTAGCAGAAACATTATTCAACCGTTTAAAAGAACAAGAAACCCGGTTTGAAGAATTAGCAAAAGAGTATTCTATTACCAATGAAAGCTCGTTTAATGGCATGATGGGAGCCGTTTCTTTGTCAACTTTACCCGATTCTCTTAAGGTCATTGTGCAGCAAACCCTACCCGGACAAATTATTAGCCCCCAAGAAGTGGAGGGAGGCTGGTGTATTTTCCGAGTTGAACAATTTTTAGAAGCGTCCTTAGAGAATCCTCAAATCAAACAACGGTTGCAAAATGAGTTATTTGAACGCTGGTTAAATCAACAACTTCAATCCGCTAAAATCACCCTCAATATTCAAGATTAA
- a CDS encoding VOC family protein: MNKTLFHLAFPVNNIEETKAFYGEGLGCGLGRETPNSIIMNLYGHQIVAHVSKEPLTPQNGIYPRHFGLVFTSEADWETLLNHAQQNHLKFYQEPKRRFPNLPTEHRTFFLEDPFHNFLEFKYYCYPEAVFGCNEYAQVGDA, translated from the coding sequence ATGAACAAAACTTTATTCCATCTTGCCTTTCCCGTGAACAATATTGAAGAAACCAAAGCGTTTTATGGGGAAGGGTTAGGCTGTGGACTGGGGCGAGAAACCCCCAATTCCATTATTATGAACCTTTATGGTCATCAAATTGTTGCCCATGTCAGTAAAGAACCCCTAACACCCCAAAACGGGATTTATCCGCGACATTTTGGCTTAGTCTTTACCTCGGAAGCTGACTGGGAAACCCTCTTAAACCATGCCCAACAAAACCATCTTAAATTTTACCAAGAACCTAAACGCCGTTTTCCGAATTTACCCACAGAACACCGCACCTTTTTCTTAGAAGATCCCTTTCATAATTTTTTAGAGTTCAAATACTATTGTTATCCCGAAGCGGTGTTCGGTTGTAATGAATACGCCCAAGTCGGAGACGCTTAA
- a CDS encoding lipase family alpha/beta hydrolase yields the protein MNNSTPRNPVLLIHGIFDTKAIFKTMTAHLTQRGWNVHSLNLIPNDGRLGLEVLAKQVADYVTQTFPAEQPIDLIGFSMGGIVSRYYVQRLGGIERVQRFITISSPHHGTLTGYLYPTLAASQMRSNCPFLQDLNRDLETLDRINFTSIWTPYDSMIVPAQSSQMPIGQEFIVNVLVHSWMVNDPKCLVRVEEALNTPLKTLPTPVSPAMVSGHNG from the coding sequence ATGAATAACAGCACCCCTCGCAATCCGGTTTTATTGATTCATGGTATTTTTGATACTAAAGCTATTTTTAAAACCATGACAGCCCATCTAACTCAACGGGGATGGAATGTTCATAGTTTGAATCTCATTCCTAATGATGGCCGATTAGGATTAGAAGTCTTAGCCAAGCAAGTTGCTGATTATGTGACTCAAACTTTCCCCGCCGAACAACCGATTGATTTAATCGGCTTTAGTATGGGGGGAATTGTCAGTCGTTACTATGTCCAAAGGTTAGGCGGGATTGAACGAGTTCAACGTTTCATCACCATTTCCTCACCTCATCATGGAACTTTAACCGGATACCTTTACCCCACCTTAGCCGCATCTCAAATGCGTTCAAATTGTCCGTTTTTACAAGACTTAAATCGGGATTTAGAAACCTTAGACCGAATTAATTTTACCTCAATTTGGACACCCTATGACAGCATGATTGTTCCGGCTCAAAGTTCTCAAATGCCCATTGGTCAAGAATTTATTGTAAATGTTTTAGTTCACTCCTGGATGGTCAATGATCCAAAGTGTTTAGTTCGGGTTGAGGAAGCCTTAAATACACCGTTAAAAACCCTCCCCACTCCGGTATCACCCGCTATGGTTTCCGGTCATAACGGGTAA
- a CDS encoding 4-hydroxybenzoate solanesyltransferase: MLTQSNLPEPTWQIIIRLLRWDKPAGRLILMIPALWAIVLATNGTPPLALILVIVFGTLATSAAGCVVNDLWDRDIDPEVERTRTRPLASRALTVKTGLVIAGVAFICAAGLAVYLNPLSFGLCVAAVPVIIGYPLAKRVFPIPQLVLSIAWGFAVLISWTAAVGNLETATWFLWAATVLWTLGFDTVYAMSDREDDIRLGVNSSAIFFGEQSANAVGIFFLGTAILLGILGWNLQLHWEYWLTLTASIVIWSKQYWQLRNPDLPRPIYGKIFSDNVGIGFVLLGGMISGLLL; the protein is encoded by the coding sequence ATGCTGACCCAATCTAATCTACCGGAACCGACTTGGCAAATTATTATTCGACTGTTGCGATGGGATAAACCCGCCGGACGCCTAATTTTGATGATTCCTGCCTTATGGGCTATTGTTTTAGCAACCAATGGCACACCTCCTTTAGCTTTAATTTTAGTGATTGTCTTTGGAACCTTGGCCACCAGTGCCGCTGGGTGTGTCGTGAATGATTTATGGGATAGGGATATTGACCCGGAAGTAGAACGCACTCGCACCCGTCCCCTCGCTTCCCGTGCCTTAACGGTCAAAACCGGGTTGGTTATCGCTGGGGTTGCCTTCATTTGTGCGGCGGGACTGGCCGTTTATTTAAACCCTTTAAGTTTTGGCTTATGTGTGGCGGCTGTTCCGGTGATTATTGGCTATCCTTTAGCAAAGCGGGTGTTTCCCATTCCCCAATTAGTTCTATCAATTGCTTGGGGATTTGCTGTCTTAATTAGTTGGACGGCGGCGGTGGGAAATTTAGAAACAGCTACTTGGTTTTTATGGGCTGCAACGGTATTATGGACGTTGGGATTTGATACCGTTTATGCCATGAGCGATCGCGAAGATGATATTCGTTTAGGGGTAAATTCTAGTGCCATCTTTTTTGGAGAACAATCTGCTAATGCCGTTGGGATCTTCTTTTTAGGCACAGCAATTTTATTAGGAATTTTAGGCTGGAATCTACAGTTACATTGGGAATATTGGCTGACCCTAACTGCTTCTATTGTGATCTGGTCAAAACAATATTGGCAACTGCGAAACCCCGATCTTCCTAGACCGATTTATGGCAAAATTTTTAGTGATAATGTCGGAATTGGTTTTGTTTTATTAGGGGGAATGATTAGTGGGTTGTTACTGTAG
- the hetR gene encoding heterocyst differentiation master regulator HetR: MTKDTDLIKSLSPSAMDQIMLYLAFSAMRTSGHRHGAFLDAAATAAKCAIYMTYMEQGKNLRMTGHLHHIEPKRVKVIVEEVQQALTEGKLLKMLGSQEPRYLIQFPYVWLEHYPWQPGKSRISGSSLTSEEKRVIESKLPKYLPDAQLINSFQFMELIEFLHRRSQEDLEPSRRMPLSEALAEHIKRRLTYSETVIKIESPWGMPFYALNRSSYSPEDQEERTYIMVEDTARYFRLMKDWAERQPRVMRVLEELDIPPERIDQAIEELDEIIRQWADRYHEKGGEPMVVQMVFGPKGED; encoded by the coding sequence ATGACAAAAGATACCGATCTGATCAAAAGTCTGAGCCCCAGCGCCATGGATCAGATCATGTTATATCTGGCCTTTAGCGCGATGCGAACCAGTGGACATCGACATGGGGCTTTCCTGGATGCAGCCGCAACGGCGGCAAAATGCGCTATCTATATGACTTATATGGAGCAGGGAAAAAACCTGAGAATGACAGGACACCTGCACCATATTGAACCGAAGCGAGTTAAAGTGATTGTTGAGGAAGTTCAACAAGCATTAACCGAAGGTAAACTGTTAAAAATGTTGGGGTCTCAAGAACCTCGATATTTGATTCAATTTCCCTATGTTTGGTTAGAACATTATCCTTGGCAACCCGGTAAATCTCGCATTTCCGGTAGTAGTTTAACCTCAGAAGAAAAGCGGGTTATTGAAAGTAAACTCCCGAAATATTTACCCGATGCTCAATTAATTAATTCCTTTCAATTTATGGAATTAATTGAATTTTTGCATAGGCGTTCTCAAGAAGATTTAGAACCGAGTCGCAGAATGCCTTTAAGTGAAGCTTTAGCAGAACATATTAAGCGACGTTTAACTTATTCCGAAACAGTTATTAAAATAGAATCTCCTTGGGGAATGCCCTTTTATGCCTTGAATCGTTCGTCCTATTCTCCAGAAGATCAGGAAGAACGCACTTATATTATGGTTGAAGATACAGCTCGATATTTCAGATTAATGAAAGATTGGGCTGAACGTCAACCCAGGGTCATGAGGGTTTTGGAAGAATTAGATATCCCTCCTGAACGAATTGATCAAGCGATTGAAGAATTAGATGAAATTATTCGTCAATGGGCTGATCGATATCATGAAAAAGGGGGAGAACCCATGGTGGTACAAATGGTATTTGGGCCAAAAGGAGAGGATTAA